One Paraburkholderia sp. IMGN_8 DNA window includes the following coding sequences:
- the hpnI gene encoding bacteriohopanetetrol glucosamine biosynthesis glycosyltransferase HpnI, with product MTAHTLTACQWLLLVGCGAASLYAMLAAVAMPFFAARRGGAARYPAGPFRNVGVSVLKPLCGAEPRLYENLRTFCDQRHGHFQLVLGVSSPDDPAIAVVRRLQAAYPMHDIELAVDSRVHGSNLKVSNLINMAERARHDVIVIADSDIAVEADYLDTVAAPLADPRVGVVTCLYVAQGVGGFWPRVGALFINEWFAPSVRVAHAAGSRRFGFGATLALRRETLEQIGGFDALKNCLADDYWLAEHVRALGLSTVLSRVMVATDVIEPTFGSLWQRETRWLRTIRSVNPLGFAFLFITFPSPWIVVGAWLTGSLAAGPYDGVHVWAALASGVFTAAGFAARMLLHLRSARHERTFWRDLLIVPLRDSLLAAQWLAGAFGSHVIWRGARVPVGGGSAPAAQRSALRVMETSDGG from the coding sequence ATGACGGCTCACACATTGACAGCATGCCAATGGTTGTTGCTCGTCGGATGTGGCGCGGCTTCGCTGTATGCGATGCTGGCGGCGGTAGCCATGCCGTTCTTCGCGGCGCGCCGGGGCGGCGCTGCCAGATACCCGGCCGGTCCCTTCAGGAATGTCGGCGTCAGCGTGCTCAAGCCGCTCTGCGGCGCGGAGCCGCGTCTCTACGAAAACCTCAGGACTTTCTGCGACCAGCGTCACGGGCACTTTCAACTGGTGCTCGGCGTGTCATCGCCCGACGATCCTGCGATCGCGGTGGTGCGGCGTTTGCAGGCTGCCTATCCGATGCACGACATCGAGCTCGCGGTGGATTCACGCGTGCACGGCAGCAATCTCAAGGTCAGCAATCTGATCAACATGGCTGAGCGGGCGCGCCATGACGTGATTGTCATTGCCGATAGCGACATCGCCGTCGAAGCCGATTACCTCGACACCGTGGCCGCGCCGCTGGCCGATCCTCGCGTGGGCGTGGTCACTTGCCTTTACGTGGCGCAAGGCGTCGGCGGATTCTGGCCGCGCGTCGGCGCGCTTTTCATCAACGAGTGGTTTGCGCCGTCGGTGCGTGTTGCGCACGCGGCCGGGTCGCGCCGCTTCGGTTTTGGCGCGACGCTGGCATTGCGTCGCGAGACGCTCGAGCAGATCGGCGGTTTTGACGCGCTGAAAAATTGTCTCGCCGACGACTACTGGCTCGCCGAACATGTGCGCGCGCTGGGGTTGAGTACGGTTCTGTCGCGCGTGATGGTGGCGACCGATGTGATCGAGCCGACCTTTGGCTCATTGTGGCAGCGTGAAACGCGTTGGCTGCGCACGATACGCTCTGTGAACCCGCTGGGTTTCGCGTTTCTGTTTATTACTTTTCCGTCGCCGTGGATTGTTGTCGGCGCCTGGCTTACCGGCAGTCTGGCGGCGGGGCCGTACGATGGCGTGCATGTGTGGGCAGCGCTTGCGAGTGGCGTCTTCACGGCTGCTGGTTTTGCTGCGCGCATGTTGCTGCATCTGCGGAGTGCGCGGCATGAGCGCACGTTCTGGCGCGATTTGCTGATTGTGCCATTGCGGGATTCGTTGCTTGCTGCGCAATGGCTGGCTGGGGCGTTTGGGTCACATGTGATTTGGCGCGGGGCGCGGGTGCCTGTAGGAGGCGGTTCTGCGCCTGCAGCGCAACGTAGCGCGTTGCGGGTGATGGAGACGTCTGATGGGGGGTAA
- a CDS encoding response regulator, protein MRLLLVEDDDMIAETVLGAMRRAGYAIDWAEDGRAAELSLGNGVYDLVLLDLGLPKKDGIEVLNAYRKAGGAAPVIILTARDAVDERIRGLDAGADDYLIKPFDLDELAARVRALLRRRTGQKQPVYAHGELTLDPAAHEVTKDGEPLPLVPREFALLQALIEEPTRVFTKAELEEKLYGWGEEVGSNTIEVHVHSLRRKIGADQVVTVRGVGYRLKRCG, encoded by the coding sequence ATGCGTCTGTTATTAGTCGAAGACGACGACATGATTGCGGAGACCGTATTGGGCGCCATGCGCCGCGCGGGCTATGCGATCGACTGGGCTGAAGACGGCCGCGCCGCGGAACTGTCGCTCGGCAACGGCGTGTACGACCTCGTGCTGCTCGATCTCGGCTTGCCGAAGAAAGACGGCATTGAGGTGCTGAATGCATATCGCAAGGCCGGCGGTGCCGCGCCGGTGATTATCCTGACCGCGCGCGACGCGGTGGACGAACGGATTCGCGGCCTCGACGCGGGCGCTGACGATTACCTGATCAAGCCATTCGATCTCGACGAACTCGCCGCGCGCGTACGCGCATTGTTGCGGCGGCGCACCGGCCAGAAGCAGCCTGTGTATGCGCATGGCGAGCTCACACTCGACCCCGCCGCGCACGAGGTGACCAAGGACGGCGAGCCGTTGCCGCTCGTGCCGCGCGAATTCGCGCTGCTGCAGGCGCTGATCGAGGAGCCGACGCGCGTTTTCACCAAGGCCGAGCTGGAAGAAAAACTGTACGGCTGGGGTGAGGAAGTGGGCAGCAACACGATCGAGGTGCATGTGCACAGCTTGCGGCGCAAGATCGGCGCGGACCAGGTAGTGACCGTGCGCGGCGTCGGCTACCGCCTGAAGAGGTGCGGATGA
- a CDS encoding efflux RND transporter permease subunit, which yields MNFGQWMQKHRRSLLFVIALLAIAGALTAFRLPISLFPNVAFPRAVVSLDAGDRPAEQMATLVTMPVEEALRRVPNVRDVESKTSRGSAEISINFDWGTDMAQATLQAQSAISEILATLPQGTSMQVRRMDPTVFPVLAYSLTSKQQSQSALHDLAQFQMRPLLSSVEGVARVDVMGGAQDEFEVAIDPARLAAYKISLSDVSKAIGASNVLMATGRIEDHYKLYLVIANTTITQLDELRNVVVSANGATQIRLGDIATVRQGVVPQWMRVTADGQDAVLINVFQQPGANSVAMAKAITAKLAAFGHQMPAGVHLSNWYDQSELVIASATSVRDAIMIGVVLAAFTLFAFLRNWKITAIAVALVPVVMAATILLLDVFGMGFNIMTLGGMAAAVGLVIDDAIVMIEHIVRRMREGGAHKFHGRVMAAALEFTRPLAGSSAATLIIFVPLAFLSGVTGAFFKALSVTMASALFISFLVTWLAVPILCDRWLKAKDAEEHQETRFATWMNKRYAFLIEHVTARPILVLLGLLPLIVVAAFAFTRVGSGFMPSMDEGGFVLDYHTEPGTSITETDRLMKQVESIIRANPNVLTYSRRTGAGLGGDLNEPNRGDFFVRLKSSGREPIETVMEEIRSKVETQVPGVNLELAQLMEDLIGDLTAVPQPVQIKIYSDDQTTLDTTARKVAAQIGKIQGVVDVNDGINPAGDALELHIRPEAAAAEGMDTQSIAQAVSDMVEGNVATQFQTGPKTVGVRVRVAGALKLTDTQLGQLQIRAPDGHLFALNRVADQVTVTGQPEISRDNLKRMVAVTARIDGRDLGSTIADVQKTLSDKNLLPDGVYYELGGLYQQQQIAFKGLLIVFGAAIALVFGLLLFLYERFRVSLAVMAMPLLAAGAVFIGLWLTGIELNISAMMGMTMIIGIVTEVAIFYVSELQGLVRDDGMAFEAALIAAGRNRLRPITMTTIAAILALLPLAFALGQGSAMQQPLAIAIISGLIVQLPLVLLLLPVLLKLLMKKQAI from the coding sequence ATGAATTTCGGTCAATGGATGCAGAAGCACCGGCGCTCGCTGCTGTTCGTGATCGCCTTGCTGGCGATCGCGGGCGCGCTGACCGCGTTCCGTCTGCCGATCTCGCTGTTCCCGAACGTCGCGTTTCCGCGCGCGGTGGTCTCGCTCGACGCGGGCGACCGCCCTGCCGAGCAGATGGCCACGCTCGTCACCATGCCGGTCGAAGAAGCGCTGCGCCGCGTGCCGAATGTACGCGACGTCGAATCGAAAACGAGCCGCGGCTCGGCGGAAATCTCGATCAATTTCGATTGGGGCACCGACATGGCGCAGGCCACGTTGCAGGCGCAGTCGGCCATCAGCGAGATTCTCGCGACGCTGCCGCAAGGCACTTCGATGCAGGTGCGGCGCATGGATCCGACGGTGTTCCCGGTGCTCGCGTACAGCCTGACGTCGAAACAGCAATCGCAGTCAGCGCTGCACGATCTGGCGCAGTTCCAGATGCGGCCGTTGCTGTCGTCGGTGGAAGGCGTGGCGCGCGTCGACGTGATGGGCGGCGCGCAGGACGAGTTCGAAGTCGCGATCGATCCGGCGCGGCTCGCCGCGTACAAGATCTCGCTTTCGGATGTCTCGAAGGCGATCGGCGCGAGCAACGTGCTGATGGCGACCGGCCGCATCGAGGATCACTACAAGCTGTACCTCGTGATCGCCAACACCACCATCACGCAACTGGATGAACTCAGGAACGTGGTGGTGTCGGCCAACGGCGCGACGCAAATTCGCCTCGGCGACATCGCGACGGTTCGTCAGGGCGTGGTGCCGCAATGGATGCGCGTCACCGCCGACGGCCAGGACGCCGTGCTGATCAACGTCTTTCAGCAGCCCGGCGCGAATAGCGTGGCGATGGCCAAGGCGATTACCGCGAAGCTCGCCGCCTTCGGGCATCAGATGCCGGCCGGCGTGCATCTTTCGAACTGGTACGACCAGAGCGAACTCGTGATCGCCTCGGCCACCAGCGTGCGCGACGCCATCATGATCGGCGTGGTGCTGGCCGCGTTCACGCTGTTCGCCTTCCTGCGCAACTGGAAAATCACCGCGATCGCCGTCGCGCTGGTGCCGGTGGTGATGGCCGCGACGATCCTGTTGCTCGACGTGTTCGGCATGGGCTTTAACATCATGACGCTTGGCGGGATGGCCGCCGCGGTCGGCCTCGTGATCGACGATGCGATCGTGATGATCGAGCATATCGTGCGGCGCATGCGCGAAGGCGGCGCGCACAAGTTCCACGGCCGCGTGATGGCCGCGGCGCTCGAATTCACCCGGCCGCTCGCCGGTTCGTCGGCGGCAACGCTGATTATTTTCGTGCCGCTCGCGTTCCTGTCCGGCGTGACGGGCGCGTTCTTCAAGGCGCTCTCCGTTACGATGGCGAGCGCGCTATTCATTTCGTTTCTCGTCACCTGGCTCGCGGTGCCGATTCTGTGCGACCGCTGGCTGAAGGCGAAGGACGCCGAGGAACACCAGGAAACCCGCTTCGCGACGTGGATGAACAAGCGCTACGCGTTTCTGATCGAGCACGTCACGGCGCGGCCGATCCTCGTGCTGCTTGGCCTCTTGCCGCTGATCGTGGTCGCGGCATTCGCCTTCACACGGGTGGGCAGCGGCTTCATGCCGAGCATGGACGAAGGCGGTTTCGTGCTCGACTATCACACCGAACCCGGCACGTCGATCACCGAAACCGACCGGCTGATGAAACAGGTCGAGAGCATCATTCGCGCGAATCCGAATGTCTTGACCTACTCGCGCCGCACCGGTGCGGGTCTTGGCGGCGACCTGAACGAACCCAACCGGGGTGACTTCTTCGTGCGGCTTAAGTCGAGCGGTCGCGAGCCGATCGAAACGGTGATGGAGGAGATCCGTTCGAAGGTCGAGACGCAGGTGCCCGGCGTGAATCTGGAACTCGCGCAGCTAATGGAGGACCTGATCGGCGATCTGACCGCGGTGCCGCAACCGGTGCAGATCAAGATCTATTCCGACGACCAGACCACGCTCGACACCACTGCGCGCAAGGTGGCCGCGCAGATCGGCAAGATTCAGGGCGTGGTGGACGTGAACGACGGCATCAACCCGGCAGGCGATGCGCTCGAACTGCATATCCGGCCAGAAGCAGCTGCTGCTGAGGGGATGGATACGCAGTCGATTGCGCAGGCGGTGTCGGACATGGTGGAAGGCAATGTCGCGACGCAGTTCCAGACCGGGCCGAAGACGGTAGGTGTGCGCGTGCGCGTGGCCGGCGCATTGAAGCTGACCGATACGCAACTGGGTCAGTTGCAGATTCGCGCGCCGGACGGTCATCTATTCGCGCTCAACCGCGTGGCCGATCAGGTGACCGTGACCGGGCAGCCGGAAATCAGCCGCGACAATCTCAAGCGCATGGTGGCCGTTACAGCACGGATCGACGGCCGGGATCTCGGCTCGACGATCGCCGACGTGCAGAAGACGCTTAGCGACAAGAATCTGTTGCCGGACGGCGTTTACTACGAGTTGGGTGGTTTGTATCAGCAACAACAGATTGCGTTCAAGGGTTTGTTGATCGTGTTCGGCGCAGCCATTGCGTTGGTGTTCGGTTTGCTGCTGTTTCTCTACGAGCGATTTCGCGTCTCGTTGGCGGTCATGGCGATGCCTTTGCTGGCTGCGGGGGCTGTGTTCATTGGCCTGTGGCTCACCGGTATTGAGTTGAACATCTCCGCGATGATGGGGATGACGATGATTATCGGTATCGTGACGGAGGTGGCGATTTTTTATGTTTCGGAGTTGCAGGGACTCGTGCGGGATGACGGCATGGCGTTTGAGGCGGCTTTGATCGCCGCGGGGCGTAATCGTCTGCGGCCAATCACGATGACGACGATTGCTGCCATTCTGGCACTGCTGCCGCTTGCGTTTGCTCTTGGGCAAGGGTCGGCTATGCAGCAGCCGCTCGCTATTGCGATTATTTCTGGGTTGATTGTGCAGTTGCCATTGGTGTTGTTGTTGTTGCCAGTGTTGTTGAAACTGTTGATGAAGAAACAGGCTATTTGA
- a CDS encoding TolC family protein, whose protein sequence is MPVFYAAAAATSATRLRALVPLCAMLLAGCTWYHREPLAPQDTSTSAHSLERIRIDPSTMPLPELAAHRFDPSDGLDIEEVAMLAVANNPDLKLARDDLGIARAQAYSAGLLPDPQLSVASDYPGAAGFTRAFNYGLSIDVMAIVLRSANKHSADATVAKTDLGLLWQEWQIVAQARQLFIKTRFQQDTLPLLQQQRDLARTRYERMAEARRDGNLTDDTLTAALTSYSDARKQYTDAERAAEQTHHDLNALLGLSPEVQLQLTGSENTAPLSDTTLDSALANLAQRRPDLIALQAGYEAQEQKYRAAILSQFPSLSVGFVRARDTSNIYTSGFTINLSLPIFNRNQGNVAIEKATRQRLRDEYQSRLNTAYADVAHMRADNVILTRQLQQTEAALPDVDLAAQHAAQAFAQHNLALGAYTDAQSASLTKRIDVATLRESLAEQRVGLQALLGSAIPDAYSFAPSAQTITETHAK, encoded by the coding sequence TTGCCCGTTTTCTACGCCGCTGCAGCGGCCACCTCAGCGACACGGCTGCGCGCGCTCGTGCCGCTCTGCGCGATGCTGCTGGCCGGTTGCACGTGGTACCACCGCGAGCCGCTCGCGCCACAGGATACGTCGACTTCCGCCCATTCGCTCGAGCGCATCCGCATCGATCCGTCGACGATGCCGCTGCCCGAACTGGCCGCACATCGTTTCGATCCGTCCGACGGACTCGATATCGAGGAAGTCGCGATGCTCGCCGTCGCCAACAATCCCGATCTCAAGCTCGCCCGCGACGATCTCGGCATCGCCCGCGCGCAGGCTTATTCAGCCGGGCTGCTGCCCGACCCGCAACTGAGCGTGGCGAGCGACTATCCGGGCGCCGCAGGCTTCACGCGTGCGTTCAATTATGGCTTGAGCATCGACGTGATGGCGATCGTCCTGCGCAGCGCCAACAAACACTCCGCCGACGCGACCGTGGCGAAGACCGATCTCGGCCTGCTCTGGCAGGAATGGCAGATCGTCGCCCAGGCGCGGCAGCTGTTCATCAAAACGCGCTTCCAGCAAGACACGCTGCCGCTGCTGCAACAGCAGCGCGACCTCGCGCGCACACGCTACGAGCGGATGGCCGAAGCCCGCCGCGACGGCAATCTGACCGACGACACGCTGACCGCCGCGCTCACGTCGTATAGCGACGCGCGCAAGCAATACACCGACGCCGAGCGTGCCGCCGAACAGACGCACCACGATCTGAACGCGCTGCTCGGCCTCTCGCCAGAGGTTCAATTGCAACTCACCGGCAGCGAGAACACAGCGCCGCTATCCGACACCACGCTCGACTCGGCCTTGGCCAACCTGGCGCAACGCCGCCCGGACCTGATCGCGCTGCAAGCCGGCTATGAAGCGCAGGAGCAGAAATACCGCGCGGCGATTCTCAGTCAGTTTCCGAGCCTGTCGGTGGGTTTCGTGCGGGCGCGTGACACGTCGAATATCTACACCAGCGGCTTCACGATCAATCTGAGCCTGCCGATCTTCAACCGCAATCAAGGCAACGTGGCGATCGAAAAAGCGACCCGCCAGCGCCTGCGCGACGAATATCAATCGCGCCTGAACACGGCCTATGCGGATGTCGCCCATATGCGCGCGGACAACGTCATTCTCACACGTCAGTTGCAGCAGACCGAAGCGGCGCTGCCGGACGTCGACCTCGCCGCGCAACACGCGGCACAGGCCTTCGCCCAACACAACCTCGCGCTCGGCGCTTACACCGACGCGCAGAGCGCATCGCTCACCAAACGTATCGACGTCGCCACGCTGCGCGAATCGCTCGCCGAACAACGTGTCGGTTTGCAGGCACTGTTAGGCAGTGCGATTCCCGACGCCTATTCCTTCGCCCCCTCCGCTCAAACAATCACCGAAACTCATGCGAAATAG
- a CDS encoding ProQ/FinO family protein: MGFEQLAELKKQLAAARAEAAPAAKPGAKPAAKAGGAKPGAKPDARPARKPSQPRRAAPAAAPDAKPVDPVVKTIGKLQKRFPNVFPKNPAPKLPLKVGIFEDLVVHAKELSLSEAELRDAIKTWCRGSRYWKCLVEGAARVDLTGSEAGQVTAQEAAGAQRLQAHRAAKAAPKAANPTVALQAASQANPTITSPANSQANPTVTPPADSPTSSPIDTEV, from the coding sequence ATGGGTTTCGAACAACTCGCTGAACTGAAAAAGCAACTTGCTGCAGCACGAGCAGAAGCCGCGCCCGCCGCCAAGCCAGGTGCCAAGCCTGCGGCCAAGGCCGGAGGTGCCAAGCCCGGTGCCAAGCCGGACGCGAGGCCCGCTCGCAAGCCATCGCAGCCGCGCCGGGCTGCGCCCGCAGCCGCGCCGGACGCGAAGCCTGTCGACCCGGTGGTGAAGACGATCGGGAAACTACAGAAGCGCTTCCCCAATGTGTTTCCGAAGAATCCTGCGCCCAAGCTCCCGCTGAAGGTCGGAATCTTCGAGGATCTCGTCGTTCACGCTAAAGAATTGTCGTTGAGCGAAGCCGAGTTGCGCGACGCGATCAAGACGTGGTGTCGCGGCAGCCGCTACTGGAAATGCCTCGTCGAAGGCGCCGCACGAGTCGATCTGACCGGCAGCGAAGCCGGGCAGGTGACGGCGCAGGAAGCCGCCGGCGCGCAACGGCTGCAGGCGCATCGGGCAGCCAAAGCCGCGCCTAAAGCCGCCAACCCGACGGTCGCACTGCAGGCCGCTTCGCAGGCCAACCCGACGATCACATCGCCGGCCAACTCGCAGGCCAATCCGACGGTCACACCGCCGGCCGACTCGCCGACAAGCTCACCAATCGACACAGAGGTCTGA
- a CDS encoding efflux RND transporter periplasmic adaptor subunit, with amino-acid sequence MRNSLFSARRPRIAAYAISVTCAALLSAALGSWSLATYAADAAAADDAADKGVVAVQTVRVQRATIAQPVRAYGIVAASASNLTTVNLPYVARIVQMRVQAGQSVTRGTPLFVVQADPAAVLASTQAKSAVTLAQGELARTQSLYDKGLATQSQLAAARKAAEDAQQALAAQNQTGVASGSKVIVAPLDAVVLQVSAAQGDQVQPGAAILQLAGGSGKDARANVVLGVEPSDAGAIHAGDTVTLHGLSTSLAKAAADGHVVLVGASVDQQSQLVNVGANVPLGQTAFIPGTRVAADIATRSGTHWVVPRSAVLKDGKGAYVFQITPQNKARRVAVVTQVENGDSYGVDGAIDGTQTLVVSGNYELKDGMAVQTGGGAPR; translated from the coding sequence ATGCGAAATAGCCTATTTTCGGCGCGGCGGCCGCGCATCGCTGCCTATGCGATCTCTGTCACCTGTGCCGCCCTGCTGAGCGCCGCCCTCGGCAGCTGGAGCCTCGCCACGTATGCGGCCGATGCGGCCGCAGCCGACGACGCCGCCGACAAAGGCGTCGTGGCCGTACAGACCGTGCGCGTGCAGCGCGCCACCATCGCGCAGCCGGTGCGTGCGTATGGCATCGTCGCGGCGTCCGCGTCGAATCTGACCACCGTCAATTTGCCGTACGTCGCGCGCATCGTGCAAATGCGCGTGCAGGCCGGGCAAAGCGTGACACGCGGCACGCCGCTGTTCGTCGTGCAAGCCGATCCCGCCGCGGTGCTCGCATCCACCCAGGCGAAAAGCGCCGTGACGCTGGCACAAGGCGAATTGGCCCGAACGCAATCGCTGTACGACAAGGGGCTCGCCACGCAATCGCAACTCGCCGCCGCCAGAAAGGCTGCCGAGGATGCACAGCAGGCGCTCGCGGCACAAAACCAGACCGGCGTCGCGAGCGGCAGCAAAGTCATCGTCGCGCCGCTCGATGCCGTGGTGTTGCAGGTGTCGGCGGCTCAGGGCGACCAGGTGCAGCCCGGCGCCGCGATCCTGCAACTGGCCGGCGGCAGCGGCAAGGATGCTCGCGCGAACGTGGTGCTCGGCGTCGAGCCGTCGGATGCGGGCGCGATCCACGCCGGCGACACCGTCACGCTGCATGGCCTGTCCACCTCGCTTGCAAAAGCCGCCGCGGATGGCCACGTGGTGCTGGTCGGCGCGTCGGTCGATCAACAGAGCCAGCTCGTCAACGTCGGCGCAAACGTGCCGCTCGGGCAGACCGCGTTCATTCCCGGCACGCGCGTCGCCGCCGATATCGCGACCCGCAGCGGCACGCATTGGGTCGTGCCGCGCTCCGCCGTGCTGAAAGACGGCAAAGGCGCGTACGTGTTCCAGATCACGCCGCAGAACAAGGCGCGCCGCGTGGCGGTGGTCACGCAGGTCGAAAACGGCGACAGCTACGGTGTGGACGGTGCGATCGACGGCACGCAGACGCTCGTCGTCAGCGGCAACTATGAGTTGAAGGATGGCATGGCGGTGCAAACCGGTGGAGGCGCGCCGCGATGA
- a CDS encoding ATP-binding protein: MTSIRRWLLGWLIFGMAAASGVAGYGIFHTAREEASELFDYELRTVALSLPSNLRSTADGEHHSPDFGDLADDRVVIEIWDRAGNLIYHSMQAPVFSRLQEGFSTVERGEYHWRAFGLQQPDRYIQVAQPVSVREDLALTLALHTLWPLALLVPVTIVLVLLVVARGLAPIGGLSRALSTRSIDSLEPLHLDGAVPVEIRPLVEALNDLLQRLSTASQAQRTFIADAAHELRSPLAALKLQLQAASRDGTLKGEGQALERVEGRVNRIIHLVQQLLTLAREDAHPVTSMVPVSLRRIGEQAVGDFSLLAETKEIDLGLECEQARTPGDAYTVLAEPHGMSVLLGNLINNAIRHTPRGGKIDVILKRSGDRVGLEVVDSGSGIPEPELERVFDRFYRGEEAQGEGSGLGLAIVARIAKRHQLSLALRNNVGRSGLCVSVFGLTAYGVEAAVAVKS, from the coding sequence ATGACGTCGATTCGCCGCTGGCTGCTGGGCTGGCTGATTTTCGGCATGGCAGCAGCCTCGGGCGTGGCCGGCTACGGCATCTTCCACACCGCGCGAGAAGAAGCGAGCGAACTGTTCGACTACGAACTGCGCACAGTGGCGTTGTCGTTGCCGTCGAACCTTCGGAGCACCGCGGACGGCGAGCATCACAGCCCCGATTTCGGCGATCTCGCCGACGACCGTGTCGTCATCGAAATCTGGGACCGCGCCGGCAACCTCATCTATCACTCGATGCAGGCGCCGGTGTTTTCGCGCCTGCAAGAAGGCTTCAGTACAGTCGAGCGCGGCGAGTATCACTGGCGCGCGTTTGGGCTGCAGCAACCGGACCGCTATATTCAGGTCGCGCAACCGGTGTCCGTGCGTGAAGATCTCGCACTGACGCTTGCACTGCATACGCTGTGGCCGCTTGCCTTGCTGGTGCCGGTGACGATCGTGCTGGTGCTGCTGGTGGTCGCACGCGGGCTCGCACCGATTGGCGGGCTGTCTCGCGCGCTGTCGACCCGCTCGATCGATTCGCTGGAGCCGTTGCATCTGGACGGCGCCGTGCCGGTCGAAATCCGGCCGCTGGTCGAGGCGCTCAATGATTTGCTGCAGCGGTTGAGTACTGCATCGCAGGCGCAGCGCACCTTTATCGCCGATGCCGCGCACGAGTTGCGTTCACCGCTGGCCGCGCTGAAGCTGCAGCTGCAGGCCGCCTCGCGCGATGGCACGTTAAAGGGCGAGGGGCAGGCGCTGGAGCGTGTCGAGGGGCGGGTCAACCGGATCATCCATCTGGTGCAGCAGTTGTTGACGCTGGCGCGCGAGGATGCGCATCCGGTGACGTCGATGGTGCCGGTGAGTTTGCGCCGGATCGGCGAGCAGGCTGTTGGGGATTTTTCGCTGCTTGCCGAAACCAAGGAGATCGATCTCGGGCTCGAGTGCGAGCAGGCGCGCACGCCAGGCGACGCTTATACGGTGCTGGCCGAGCCGCATGGGATGAGTGTGTTGTTGGGCAATCTGATCAACAACGCGATTCGGCATACGCCGCGGGGCGGCAAAATCGATGTGATTTTGAAGCGGTCTGGAGACCGCGTGGGGCTCGAGGTGGTGGATAGTGGCTCTGGTATTCCTGAGCCTGAGCTCGAACGTGTTTTCGATCGGTTTTATCGTGGGGAGGAGGCGCAGGGCGAGGGGAGCGGGTTGGGATTGGCGATTGTCGCGCGGATCGCGAAGAGGCATCAGCTTTCGCTGGCATTGCGGAATAATGTTGGGCGGAGTGGGTTGTGTGTTTCTGTTTTTGGCCTGACGGCGTATGGGGTTGAAGCTGCGGTGGCGGTGAAAAGTTGA
- a CDS encoding response regulator transcription factor → MRLLLVEDDDLIGCGIEAGLRQAGFTVDWARDGHKADLALTTTAYALVILDLGLPRVSGEEILRRLRDAGKDVPVLVLTAKGTVVDRVGGLEAGADDYLGKPFDLTELIARCRALLRRAQGRSIEVIRYQELTVNPAAQTVEIGDTRVPLTSREWAILMQLLTNQGIPQSRSRLEESLYGWQEEIESNAIEVHVSNLRKKLGAKLIRTVRNIGYVVEKA, encoded by the coding sequence ATGCGCTTACTCCTCGTAGAAGACGACGATCTGATTGGCTGCGGTATTGAAGCGGGACTGCGCCAAGCCGGTTTTACGGTCGACTGGGCGCGCGATGGCCACAAGGCCGATCTCGCGCTGACCACTACCGCCTATGCGCTCGTGATACTGGATCTCGGCTTGCCCAGGGTGTCGGGCGAGGAAATCCTGAGGCGCCTGCGCGACGCGGGCAAGGACGTGCCGGTGCTGGTGTTGACCGCGAAAGGCACGGTGGTCGATCGCGTCGGCGGCCTCGAAGCCGGTGCCGACGACTACCTCGGCAAGCCATTCGATCTGACCGAACTGATCGCGCGTTGCCGGGCTTTGCTGCGCCGCGCGCAAGGGCGCAGCATCGAGGTGATCCGCTATCAGGAACTGACCGTCAACCCGGCCGCGCAAACGGTCGAGATCGGCGACACGCGCGTGCCTCTCACCTCGCGTGAATGGGCGATCCTGATGCAGTTGCTGACCAATCAGGGTATTCCCCAGTCGCGTTCGCGCCTCGAAGAAAGTCTATATGGATGGCAGGAAGAGATTGAAAGCAATGCCATCGAAGTGCATGTGTCGAATCTACGCAAGAAGCTCGGCGCGAAATTGATCAGAACAGTCCGCAATATCGGCTACGTGGTGGAGAAAGCGTGA